In Anaerolineae bacterium, the sequence AAAGGTCTAGCCGGCGGATTCGCCAGAAGTCTGTGTGACGAGGGGTTCCATGGGTTTGCGCACTGGGATTCGGACGGGATTGATCGCCGCCATCGTGACGATTTTCCTAATACTGATCGGCGTGCATATGTTGATGGGCCGGCTCCTGCAGAGCTGGTTCTACGTGCCGGCGCACTGGCCGGGCGTCTGGCTGATGGTCGTCCTGCTGGGGCTGTGGGCCGGCTCCCGCGCGGTGAGCCAAATGAAGGCGCGCTCCTGGGGGAACGCTCTGCTGGCCGGCGCCAGCGCCGGCTTCGTCCAGGGCGCCCTGGTGGGAGCGGCCCTGTACCTCCTCGCCTCGATAACACAGGCCGGCGTGGACCTGCGCGCCTGGCTCACCCAGATGAGCAAGGAGTCCATTGGCGCGCTGACGCTGGGCTTTGCCCCACTGCCGGCGGCGGGGTTCATCGGCGGGGTACTGCTGGTCAGCGCCATGGCCGGCGCGGCCTGGCGGGAATGGCGCCTGCGCGTGCATGCGGCGCGGCTGGCGCGCGGCGAACGTATCGTCAGCCTGCGCGAGCGCCTGCTGGGGATCCCGGCCGTTGCCCAGGTCAGCAGTAACCCCTTGAGCCGGCGCGTGCTCATGGGCGTCTTCATGGTCCTGCTGTTGATCGCCCCCTTCTTCCTGAGCCAGTACTGGAATTACAACCTGGGCACGGTGGGCATTTACGTCATCCTGGGCCTGGGCCTGAACATCGTGGTGGGCATGGCCGGCCTGCTGGACCTGGGCTATGTGGCCTTCTTCGCTGTGGGCGCCTATACCATGGCACTGCTGACCGCACCCCAGCCGCACCACATTCAGATGAGCTTTTGGCTGGCGCTTCCCATCGGCGTCCTGCTGGCGGCCATCGCCGGCATCCTGCTGGGCATCCCCGTGCTCCGCATGCGCGGCGACTACCTGGCCATTGTGACGTTGGGCTTCGGCGAGATCATCCGCATCCTCTCCAAGAGCGATGTCCTGACGGGATTCACCGGCGGGCCGCGCGGCGTGCGCAATGTGGGGCACCCGGTGCTGTTCGGCAAAGACGTCGGCAACGAGTTTTACTTCTTTTACTTCATCCTGATCGGCGTCATCCTGGCTATCATCATCACCCGCCGGCTGGAGCACTCGCGCGTGGGGCGCGCCTGGCGTGCCATGCGCGAGGACGAGAAGGTCGCCCAGGCCATGGGCATCTATACCCTGAAGTACAAGCTGATGGCCTTCGCCATGGGCGCGGCTCTGGCCGGCTTCAGCGGCGCCATCTTCGCCTCCCGCAACTCCTTCACCGGCCCGGAGGACTTCGTCCTGCTGGTCTCCATCAACGTGCTGGCCCTGGTCATCGTGGGCGGCATGGGCAGTATCCCGGGCGTGATCCTGGGTGCGTTCGTGCTGAAGGGCCTGCCGGAGATCCTGCGCGAACTGGAAGACTACCGCGTGTTGGTCTTCGGCGCCCTGCTGGTGGTGATGATGATCGTGCGTCCGCAGGGCCTGTGGCCGGCCTCCCGGCCGCAGTTGGAGCGCCCGCGGCCCGGGGAAGAGGCGCTCGAAGAGGCGCCGGCGGAACTCGTCGAGGGTGAGGTGGGCTCGTGAACATCCTGGAACTCCACGGCGTTACCAAACAATTCGGCGGCCTGGTAGCCGTCTCCGCGGTGGACCTGGAAGTGCCGCAGGGGAGCATCTTCAGCATTATCGGCCCCAACGGCGCCGGCAAAACCACCCTGTTCAACTGTATTTCCGGCTTTTACCGCCCGGAGGCCGGCCGCATCATCTTTGACGGCGTCTCACTGGTGGGCCTGCGCCCTGACCAGATCGCCGCGCTGGGGATCGCGCGCACCTATCAGAACATCCGGCTGTTCGGGCGCATGACCGCCATCGAGAACATCCTGGTGGGACAGCACTCGCGCCTGAAGAGCGGGCTGGCCGGCGCCCTCTTCCGCCTGCCGCGCACCCGCCGCGAGGAACAGGAGGCGCTGGATAAGGCCCATCAGCTCCTGGACTTCGTGGGGCTGAGCGGCTACGGCGACATGTTCGCCCACAACCTGCCCTACGGCCAACAGCGCCGGCTGGAACTGGCACGCGCCTTGGCCTCCGAGCCGCGCCTGCTCCTGCTGGATGAGCCGGCGGCCGGCATGAACCCGCGAGAAACGGAAGAGCTGATGGCGTTCATCCGCCGCATCCGCGATGAGCTTCATCTCACCATCCTGCTCATCGAGCACGATATGCGCGTCGTCATGGGCATCTCCGACATCGTCGCCGTGCTCGATTTCGGCGAGAAAATCTGCGAGGGCACCCCTCAGGAGGTGCGCTGTAACCCGCGCGTGATTGAAGCTTACCTTGGTAAGGGAGTCGCCTGAATGGCCCTGCTGGAAGTCCATAATATCCATACCTATTATGACCATATCCATGCCCTCAAGGGCATTTCGTTTGAGCTGAACCGGGGGGAAATTGTGGCCCTCATCGGGGCCAACGGCGCCGGCAAAACCACCACTCTGAACACCATCTCCGGCCTGCGCCATCCTCGCGAGGGCAGTATCACCTTTGACGGCCAGCCGATCCATCACCTGCCGCCCCATGAGATCGTGCAGTTGGGCATCGCGCAGGTGCCGGAAGGCCGCAAGATCTTCAGCCGGCTGACCGTCATGGAGAACCTG encodes:
- a CDS encoding ABC transporter ATP-binding protein encodes the protein MNILELHGVTKQFGGLVAVSAVDLEVPQGSIFSIIGPNGAGKTTLFNCISGFYRPEAGRIIFDGVSLVGLRPDQIAALGIARTYQNIRLFGRMTAIENILVGQHSRLKSGLAGALFRLPRTRREEQEALDKAHQLLDFVGLSGYGDMFAHNLPYGQQRRLELARALASEPRLLLLDEPAAGMNPRETEELMAFIRRIRDELHLTILLIEHDMRVVMGISDIVAVLDFGEKICEGTPQEVRCNPRVIEAYLGKGVA
- a CDS encoding leucine/isoleucine/valine transporter permease subunit, with the translated sequence MGLRTGIRTGLIAAIVTIFLILIGVHMLMGRLLQSWFYVPAHWPGVWLMVVLLGLWAGSRAVSQMKARSWGNALLAGASAGFVQGALVGAALYLLASITQAGVDLRAWLTQMSKESIGALTLGFAPLPAAGFIGGVLLVSAMAGAAWREWRLRVHAARLARGERIVSLRERLLGIPAVAQVSSNPLSRRVLMGVFMVLLLIAPFFLSQYWNYNLGTVGIYVILGLGLNIVVGMAGLLDLGYVAFFAVGAYTMALLTAPQPHHIQMSFWLALPIGVLLAAIAGILLGIPVLRMRGDYLAIVTLGFGEIIRILSKSDVLTGFTGGPRGVRNVGHPVLFGKDVGNEFYFFYFILIGVILAIIITRRLEHSRVGRAWRAMREDEKVAQAMGIYTLKYKLMAFAMGAALAGFSGAIFASRNSFTGPEDFVLLVSINVLALVIVGGMGSIPGVILGAFVLKGLPEILRELEDYRVLVFGALLVVMMIVRPQGLWPASRPQLERPRPGEEALEEAPAELVEGEVGS